The following proteins come from a genomic window of Proteiniphilum propionicum:
- the purB gene encoding adenylosuccinate lyase: MNLNQLTAISPIDGRYWDKTKELGAFFSEYSLIRYRVKVEVEYFIALCELGISPLDKVDSCVFADLRDLYENFSEEDASKIKDIEKITNHDVKAVEYFLKEKFNVLGLSEHKEFIHFGLTSQDINNTATPMMWQDALQTTTIPAMESLISQMNALADEWKEIPMLARTHGQPASPTRLGKEIKVFSYRLSNQLEALKKIPAKAKFGGATGNFNAHKVAYPEIDWKRFAEKFLQQKLSLHREEYTTQISNYDAFAASFDALKRIHTILIDFNRDMWQYISMEYFKQKIKEGEVGSSAMPHKVNPIDFENAEGNLGIANALLEHLAAKLPVSRLQRDLTDSTVIRNTGVPLAHGLIAIKSTTKGLNKLLLNREAIDRDLDNNWAVVAEGIQTILRREGYPKPYEALKALTRTNVHITRESIAQFIESLNVSSRIKEELMEITPQNYTGI, from the coding sequence ATGAACTTAAACCAACTGACAGCCATTTCGCCAATAGACGGCAGATACTGGGATAAAACCAAAGAGCTTGGAGCTTTTTTCTCTGAATATTCACTTATAAGATATCGTGTGAAGGTAGAAGTGGAGTATTTTATTGCACTTTGTGAATTGGGGATCTCTCCACTTGACAAGGTGGATAGCTGTGTGTTTGCTGATTTAAGAGATTTGTATGAAAATTTCAGCGAAGAGGATGCATCAAAGATCAAGGATATTGAAAAGATTACCAACCACGATGTAAAAGCAGTTGAATATTTCCTGAAGGAAAAGTTTAATGTGTTGGGTTTGTCGGAACACAAAGAGTTTATCCATTTCGGATTAACATCGCAGGATATTAATAATACTGCAACACCAATGATGTGGCAGGATGCATTGCAAACGACTACCATCCCCGCCATGGAGTCGCTTATATCGCAGATGAATGCTCTTGCTGATGAGTGGAAGGAGATACCGATGCTGGCACGCACACACGGGCAGCCGGCATCGCCTACACGCTTGGGAAAAGAGATAAAGGTATTCTCTTATCGTCTGTCTAACCAGCTGGAGGCTCTGAAAAAGATTCCTGCAAAAGCAAAATTCGGAGGGGCCACAGGTAATTTTAATGCCCACAAAGTGGCATATCCGGAAATAGACTGGAAGAGATTTGCGGAAAAATTCCTTCAGCAGAAGCTGAGCCTGCATAGAGAAGAATATACCACCCAGATATCTAATTACGATGCTTTCGCGGCATCTTTCGATGCATTGAAAAGGATCCACACAATCCTTATCGATTTTAACCGTGATATGTGGCAATATATCTCAATGGAATATTTTAAACAGAAAATAAAGGAGGGTGAGGTGGGATCATCAGCCATGCCACACAAGGTAAATCCAATAGATTTTGAAAACGCCGAAGGGAACCTGGGTATTGCCAATGCTCTACTTGAACATCTGGCAGCCAAACTCCCAGTTTCACGATTACAGAGGGATCTTACCGATTCTACTGTTATCCGTAATACAGGTGTACCTCTTGCGCATGGGTTAATTGCCATTAAAAGTACAACAAAAGGGCTGAATAAATTGTTATTAAACAGAGAGGCAATCGACAGAGACCTTGATAATAACTGGGCAGTGGTTGCCGAAGGAATTCAAACAATATTACGACGTGAAGGATACCCGAAACCCTATGAGGCATTGAAGGCCCTTACCAGAACCAATGTGCATATTACGCGCGAAAGCATCGCGCAGTTTATTGAATCACTTAATGTTAGTAGCCGGATAAAGGAAGAACTAATGGAAATAACGCCACAAAATTATACGGGAATTTAA
- a CDS encoding pseudouridine synthase, whose product MTTNNEESRPKRSYHSASNERHASPNRNYNNERRTQEGYTTSERPYNQNYGNPQQGNTDGGVRKRRPRVGERIQSQQRGAGGNYPNRNRGNQGQGAYQQQPVRPGAKKLKKKKPFKQIKYKENADPNAPIRLNKYLANAGVCSRREADEFIQAGVVKVNGQVVTELGTKITRADEVVFHNQPVQLESKVYVLLNKPKGFVTTTDDPENRKTVMELVKSACSERIYPVGRLDRATTGVLLLTNDGDLASKLTHPKYEKRKIYQVWLDKPVAMEHMQMIADGIELEDGEIHADAISYVTEEDLSQVGIEIHSGKNRVVRRIFEKLGYRVMKLDRVYFAGLTKKKLSRGKWRYLTEQEVNMLRMGAFD is encoded by the coding sequence ATGACAACAAACAACGAAGAATCGCGTCCGAAACGAAGTTATCACAGCGCGAGCAATGAGAGACACGCTTCTCCAAACAGAAATTACAACAATGAGCGAAGAACACAGGAGGGTTATACCACCTCAGAGAGGCCCTACAATCAGAATTATGGAAATCCCCAACAGGGAAATACTGATGGAGGAGTGAGAAAACGCCGCCCGAGAGTAGGTGAACGCATACAGTCGCAGCAGAGAGGAGCAGGGGGAAACTACCCCAATCGCAACAGGGGAAATCAAGGCCAGGGTGCATATCAGCAACAACCGGTGAGACCGGGAGCAAAAAAGCTCAAAAAGAAAAAACCGTTCAAACAGATTAAATATAAAGAGAATGCCGACCCCAACGCACCTATCCGTTTGAACAAGTATTTAGCCAATGCCGGAGTTTGCTCACGAAGAGAGGCAGATGAGTTTATTCAGGCCGGAGTAGTGAAAGTGAACGGTCAGGTGGTTACGGAACTGGGTACCAAGATTACACGTGCCGATGAGGTGGTGTTCCACAATCAGCCGGTACAACTTGAAAGCAAGGTATACGTGCTTTTGAATAAACCGAAAGGGTTTGTAACTACAACCGATGATCCTGAAAACCGTAAGACGGTTATGGAGCTTGTGAAAAGCGCCTGCTCAGAACGTATTTATCCGGTGGGCCGGCTAGACAGGGCTACAACAGGTGTGTTACTGCTGACCAACGATGGAGACCTTGCATCTAAATTAACACATCCTAAATATGAAAAACGGAAGATCTATCAGGTATGGCTCGATAAGCCCGTAGCTATGGAGCATATGCAGATGATAGCGGATGGCATTGAGCTGGAAGACGGAGAGATCCATGCCGATGCAATCAGTTACGTGACAGAAGAGGATTTATCACAGGTGGGAATTGAAATACACTCTGGGAAAAACCGTGTCGTGCGACGCATTTTCGAAAAATTAGGTTATAGGGTGATGAAACTCGATAGGGTATATTTTGCCGGACTGACCAAGAAAAAATTGTCGCGCGGTAAATGGCGTTACCTGACAGAACAAGAGGTTAACATGCTTCGTATGGGGGCATTTGATTAA
- the asnS gene encoding asparagine--tRNA ligase, which translates to MKQLKRTKISEALRLKNFGEEVNVKGWVRTRRGNKNVGFIALNDGSTINNIQLVINIADFGEEFLKPITTGACLNINGKLVESRGQGQSVEIQVEEIEIYGSADPVAYPLQKKGHTLEFLREIAHLRPRTNTFGAIFRMRHHMSYAIHKYFNDNGFYYFHTPIITASDAEGAGSMFEVSTLDINNPPRDEEGKVDFTQDFFGRQTNLTVSGQLEGELGAMALGAIYTFGPTFRAENSNTPRHLAEFWMIEPEVAFYNIDDNMDLAEDFLKYLIRYALDNCMEDIEFLTKMYDKELTSRLKFVLENDFVRLKYTEGVKILEESGQKFQYPVFWGADLQSEHERYLVEKHFKRPVILTDYPREIKSFYMKQNDDGKTVRAMDVLFPKIGEIIGGSERETDYDKLMSRVNETGMNTEPIWWYLETRKFGTAPHSGFGLGFERLMLFVTGMTNIRDVIPFPRTPKNAEF; encoded by the coding sequence ATGAAACAACTAAAGCGAACAAAGATTTCGGAAGCCTTACGGCTTAAAAACTTCGGTGAAGAAGTAAACGTAAAAGGGTGGGTGCGTACCCGCAGAGGAAACAAAAACGTTGGATTTATTGCTCTTAACGACGGCTCGACAATTAATAACATACAGTTAGTCATTAATATAGCCGATTTTGGTGAAGAGTTTCTTAAGCCTATAACTACCGGTGCATGCCTCAATATAAACGGAAAGTTAGTGGAGTCGCGGGGACAGGGGCAGTCGGTGGAAATTCAGGTTGAGGAAATTGAAATTTATGGTTCTGCAGATCCTGTAGCCTATCCACTGCAGAAAAAAGGGCACACCTTGGAATTCCTGCGTGAAATAGCTCATCTGCGCCCTCGTACGAATACTTTCGGTGCCATTTTCAGGATGCGTCACCATATGTCGTACGCCATACATAAATATTTCAACGACAACGGTTTCTATTATTTCCACACACCCATCATTACCGCATCAGATGCTGAAGGTGCAGGTTCAATGTTCGAGGTTTCTACACTGGATATAAATAATCCGCCACGCGATGAAGAGGGGAAAGTGGACTTCACTCAGGATTTTTTTGGCCGTCAGACCAACCTTACCGTTTCCGGACAATTAGAGGGTGAGCTGGGTGCTATGGCATTGGGTGCAATATACACCTTTGGCCCCACCTTTCGTGCCGAAAACTCAAATACACCGCGTCACCTGGCTGAGTTCTGGATGATTGAGCCGGAAGTAGCCTTTTACAATATCGATGATAATATGGATCTGGCAGAAGATTTTCTGAAATACCTTATCCGGTATGCTCTGGATAACTGTATGGAGGATATAGAGTTTCTGACAAAGATGTATGACAAAGAATTGACAAGCCGGCTGAAATTTGTTCTGGAAAATGATTTTGTAAGGCTCAAATATACTGAGGGAGTAAAGATACTGGAAGAGTCAGGACAAAAATTCCAATATCCGGTTTTTTGGGGGGCTGATCTTCAGTCCGAGCATGAGCGTTATCTGGTAGAGAAGCATTTCAAACGGCCGGTTATCCTGACCGACTACCCGAGGGAGATAAAATCGTTCTACATGAAACAGAACGATGATGGAAAAACAGTTCGCGCCATGGATGTGCTCTTCCCGAAAATTGGAGAGATTATAGGAGGATCGGAACGCGAGACCGATTACGATAAGCTTATGAGCCGTGTGAATGAGACCGGTATGAATACTGAACCAATCTGGTGGTATCTGGAAACCCGCAAGTTTGGTACAGCCCCGCATTCCGGCTTCGGCCTTGGTTTTGAACGGTTGATGCTATTCGTAACCGGAATGACCAATATTCGCGATGTGATCCCGTTCCCGCGTACACCGAAAAACGCGGAATTTTAA